A genomic stretch from Chloroflexaceae bacterium includes:
- a CDS encoding ATP-binding protein has product MPKRRGVSSSMVSVLTMDELRLREIIKKPEGPKLEFKQAFYQLNIQDANIRNQHWSEFIKDILSIANGNIGFASQEGYLIIGVGDYLGSTGRRSLYSCANVDVDIQQALRKVNEISRPPLPNLDVDRVNIDGCEIIVITVPVTPHLHETTRDLRTTGRTFPEGTVFIRRGDDIRNATQQEREDILREKKIAFPSPLKEREIEIIENRIDLLRITREQKRGEPCESNTDQSNTESEIDKISVQIDFLEKKLSFREKKRTGKTCIKYAKAIINRPEFTADADIADEAREEVLRALKEAIRMGEKSVWVYYQIVRLLDQSELLLDAYDWGCEAIESGCIEKDLHQLHLKICLSIRELYPDYRDEAGEHISYHKQQLCRILNVASVNDWGEPE; this is encoded by the coding sequence GTGCCAAAACGCCGTGGAGTATCGTCATCAATGGTTTCTGTCTTGACCATGGATGAACTTAGGTTAAGAGAAATCATCAAAAAACCCGAGGGGCCAAAGCTTGAGTTTAAGCAGGCTTTTTATCAATTAAATATCCAGGATGCTAATATCAGAAACCAGCATTGGAGCGAGTTTATAAAAGATATCCTTTCAATTGCAAATGGAAATATTGGCTTCGCTTCTCAGGAGGGATATCTTATTATTGGTGTAGGCGACTATTTGGGTTCAACAGGGAGGCGTTCGCTTTATTCATGTGCAAACGTTGACGTTGATATACAACAAGCCCTGCGGAAGGTTAACGAGATCTCCCGCCCTCCCCTGCCAAATCTAGATGTGGATCGAGTTAATATAGATGGGTGTGAGATTATTGTAATAACTGTTCCAGTTACTCCTCATTTGCATGAAACAACAAGGGATTTACGGACGACGGGCCGCACGTTTCCTGAGGGAACGGTTTTTATTCGCCGCGGTGATGATATTCGAAATGCCACTCAGCAAGAGAGAGAGGATATTCTGAGAGAGAAGAAAATCGCTTTTCCATCTCCCCTAAAAGAGAGGGAAATAGAGATCATTGAGAATAGAATCGATCTGCTAAGAATAACACGGGAGCAAAAAAGAGGCGAACCTTGTGAGAGTAATACCGATCAGAGTAATACCGAGTCTGAAATTGATAAGATTAGCGTTCAGATAGACTTTTTGGAAAAGAAGCTCTCTTTTCGAGAGAAGAAGCGGACAGGAAAGACATGTATTAAGTATGCAAAGGCGATTATTAACCGTCCGGAGTTTACTGCCGACGCTGATATTGCAGATGAAGCGAGAGAAGAGGTTTTACGGGCGTTGAAGGAAGCTATAAGAATGGGCGAGAAAAGCGTATGGGTGTATTATCAGATAGTGCGATTGCTTGATCAAAGTGAATTATTGCTTGACGCTTATGATTGGGGTTGTGAAGCTATTGAAAGCGGATGCATCGAAAAGGATTTACATCAACTTCATCTAAAGATATGTCTTTCGATACGAGAACTATATCCGGATTATCGTGATGAAGCCGGAGAACATATTTCGTATCATAAGCAACAGCTATGCCGGATCTTGAACGTTGCATCAGTAAATGACTGGGGAGAACCAGAATGA
- a CDS encoding RAMP superfamily CRISPR-associated protein, whose translation MELRIALTITSRTPVSVGAGGSVGALADKSIVRDGWGRPIIPGSQVKGKLRWAAEQLLRGLGQDVPTPFEGPKREELPTLVRDLFGSPRQRSPLFFADLPGVIGDPARLDALRDSPEQRRSQIRPSVALDRRRRTAADNLLVFQETALETTSFYSERAITGRVDSLDHVALLWVAAGLSTRWGGAKSRGLGWAEVTARVWVDGDERSADQLRADVRALVAGSGGR comes from the coding sequence ATGGAGCTACGGATCGCGTTAACCATCACCAGCCGCACCCCTGTCAGCGTCGGGGCCGGTGGTAGCGTCGGCGCCCTGGCCGACAAGAGTATCGTCCGCGACGGCTGGGGACGCCCGATCATCCCCGGCTCTCAGGTGAAGGGCAAATTGCGCTGGGCCGCCGAGCAACTGCTGCGCGGCCTGGGGCAGGATGTTCCGACCCCATTTGAAGGGCCGAAACGCGAGGAGTTGCCCACCCTGGTCCGTGACCTCTTCGGCAGCCCCCGGCAACGCTCGCCGCTCTTCTTCGCCGATCTGCCCGGGGTGATCGGCGACCCGGCGCGCCTCGACGCCCTGCGCGACAGCCCGGAGCAGCGGCGCAGCCAGATCCGGCCCTCGGTGGCCCTCGACCGCCGGCGCCGCACGGCCGCCGACAATCTTCTCGTCTTCCAGGAAACCGCGCTGGAGACGACCAGCTTTTATTCGGAACGGGCCATCACCGGCAGGGTTGATAGCCTGGATCACGTGGCGCTGCTGTGGGTGGCGGCGGGCCTGAGCACCCGCTGGGGCGGGGCCAAATCGCGGGGTCTGGGCTGGGCCGAGGTGACCGCGCGAGTCTGGGTGGATGGCGACGAACGGAGCGCCGACCAGTTGCGCGCGGATGTGCGCGCCCTGGTGGCAGGTAGCGGAGGCCGGTAA
- a CDS encoding CRISPR-associated RAMP protein Csx10 codes for MLLLTFDLEALAPLTFPERKPGVQFNASLPYVPGAALFGALGQIFGAQAAFDEALFRAIRCHNAYPARPEDPWVRPLPATAIQPRGVDEGEHVADSLYARVCWERQQPPALIYAPTDIDGRPWEAVGQKFYTLSGDRLQYCSVQQRVLTRVGINRQRGTAEDRRLYSLLAIRETTEVKAEGGSRRAPTRFRGSIALPDGSEERVRRTLAQITHLGGRQTSGLGAVKVEVSSTDARADEARQVQQRVAAMTRRFREQAQLYEALGGAPWPITGSIFTLNLLADAFLLEHGWLPTQEVSAEQLKELTGIEAALVRAFTTTRTIGGWNVLWQRPKPTGAAVAMGGVFVFQTDRPLNEEDCKRLAHLQLDGIGERRNEGYGQVRVCDEFHLR; via the coding sequence ATGCTGCTGCTCACCTTTGATCTCGAAGCCCTGGCGCCGCTGACCTTTCCCGAGCGCAAGCCCGGCGTGCAATTCAACGCCAGCCTGCCCTACGTGCCCGGCGCGGCGCTCTTCGGCGCCCTGGGCCAGATCTTCGGCGCTCAAGCCGCGTTTGATGAGGCGCTCTTCCGCGCCATTCGCTGCCACAACGCCTACCCGGCGCGGCCGGAAGACCCCTGGGTGCGCCCGCTCCCGGCGACCGCCATCCAGCCCAGGGGCGTGGACGAAGGCGAACACGTCGCCGACTCGCTCTACGCGCGGGTGTGCTGGGAGCGCCAGCAGCCCCCGGCGCTGATCTATGCCCCCACTGATATCGATGGACGGCCCTGGGAGGCGGTGGGCCAGAAGTTCTACACCCTGAGCGGCGACCGTCTCCAGTACTGCAGCGTTCAGCAGCGCGTCCTGACGCGTGTGGGGATCAACCGGCAGCGCGGCACGGCCGAGGACCGGCGCCTGTACTCGCTGCTGGCCATCCGTGAAACGACGGAAGTCAAAGCCGAAGGAGGCTCGCGCCGCGCGCCGACCCGCTTCCGCGGCAGCATCGCGCTGCCGGATGGCAGCGAGGAGCGAGTGCGCCGGACCCTCGCCCAGATTACCCACCTGGGCGGGCGGCAGACCAGCGGGTTGGGTGCGGTGAAGGTCGAAGTGTCTTCGACCGATGCTCGTGCCGATGAGGCGCGGCAGGTACAGCAACGAGTCGCGGCGATGACGCGGCGCTTTCGGGAGCAGGCGCAGTTGTACGAGGCTCTCGGCGGGGCGCCGTGGCCGATTACAGGCAGCATCTTTACGCTCAACCTGCTCGCCGATGCGTTTCTGCTCGAACACGGCTGGCTGCCCACGCAGGAGGTGAGCGCCGAACAGCTTAAAGAGTTGACCGGCATCGAGGCGGCCCTGGTGCGCGCTTTCACCACCACCAGAACGATCGGCGGATGGAACGTGCTCTGGCAGCGCCCCAAGCCCACCGGCGCGGCGGTGGCGATGGGCGGGGTGTTTGTCTTCCAGACCGACCGGCCGCTGAATGAGGAGGATTGCAAGCGCCTGGCGCACCTCCAGCTTGACGGCATCGGCGAGCGCCGCAACGAGGGCTACGGTCAGGTGCGCGTCTGCGATGAGTTCCATCTACGCTAA
- a CDS encoding nucleotidyltransferase domain-containing protein, with protein sequence MVDRTQGQAINAIIRAIVERLVTDYQPERLILFGSFAAGEPDADSDIDLLIIKTTTESPLERRVRVRRLVADPERRVPFSPLVLTPEELEQRLALGDPFYQDILARGKARMLTLQATEYSVNEGFRHLRPLPDPPPPGEGVWRLLGGGRKGRETSF encoded by the coding sequence ATGGTTGATCGAACTCAGGGTCAGGCAATTAATGCCATTATCCGGGCCATTGTTGAACGGCTGGTTACGGATTATCAGCCTGAGCGCCTGATCTTGTTCGGTTCATTTGCCGCCGGTGAACCAGATGCGGATAGCGATATCGATCTGCTGATCATCAAAACAACCACCGAATCTCCGTTGGAACGGCGCGTTCGGGTACGCCGGTTGGTTGCCGATCCAGAACGGCGTGTTCCTTTCTCTCCACTGGTGCTGACCCCTGAGGAACTGGAGCAGCGGTTGGCGCTGGGTGATCCGTTTTATCAAGACATTCTCGCGCGCGGAAAGGCCAGGATGCTTACTTTACAGGCTACTGAGTACTCTGTGAACGAAGGTTTTCGGCATCTCCGCCCCCTCCCCGACCCTCCCCCGCCGGGGGAGGGAGTCTGGCGCCTCCTGGGAGGGGGGCGGAAAGGCCGGGAAACTTCCTTTTGA
- the cas6 gene encoding CRISPR system precrRNA processing endoribonuclease RAMP protein Cas6 has translation MSKAVRAVAQEQKGPAMASEAPLAFPPLPVLRARVTYRLLEATTLPPFKGALLRGGFGYAFQRAACAPACWGHAERCTATLLCPYRQVFETPHPEGVPELHDLQDVPRPFVIEPPLDHKRHYAAGDALEFGLILIGRGIDFLPYFLVGFADLGQAGLGRARAPARLERVEALEPFRPVGMPVYQDGRVREPAELPLLNLAELPVHAARLAADLRLELPTPLRVKARGAFIKHLDLAAIIQAICWRVGALAVFHGPGAWNADYRPVVEAARAVRVERADLRWADWERTSTRGGQQRAMKLGGLIGSATLRETPLDVRAALLAANVLHVGKACVFGHGRVEVAQV, from the coding sequence GTGAGCAAAGCTGTACGGGCCGTCGCGCAAGAGCAGAAAGGGCCGGCAATGGCGAGTGAGGCTCCACTGGCGTTCCCGCCGCTTCCGGTGTTACGGGCGCGGGTCACCTACCGGCTGCTTGAAGCGACGACCCTGCCGCCCTTCAAGGGCGCGCTGCTGCGCGGCGGTTTCGGCTACGCCTTTCAGCGCGCCGCCTGCGCCCCGGCCTGCTGGGGCCACGCCGAGCGCTGCACGGCGACGCTGCTGTGCCCCTACCGCCAGGTCTTCGAGACGCCGCACCCCGAAGGCGTGCCAGAGTTGCACGACTTGCAGGACGTGCCGCGCCCCTTTGTGATTGAGCCGCCGCTGGACCATAAGCGCCACTACGCCGCTGGCGACGCGCTGGAGTTCGGGCTGATCCTGATCGGCCGGGGCATTGATTTTCTGCCCTACTTCCTGGTGGGCTTCGCGGACCTGGGGCAGGCCGGCCTGGGACGGGCGCGGGCGCCGGCGCGCCTGGAGCGGGTGGAGGCGCTGGAACCCTTTCGCCCGGTGGGCATGCCGGTCTACCAGGACGGGCGGGTGCGCGAGCCGGCGGAACTGCCGCTGCTCAACCTGGCCGAACTGCCCGTGCATGCCGCGCGCCTGGCCGCCGACCTGCGGCTGGAGTTGCCCACGCCCCTGCGGGTCAAGGCCCGCGGGGCCTTCATCAAGCACCTGGACCTGGCGGCGATCATCCAGGCGATCTGCTGGCGAGTGGGCGCGCTGGCGGTGTTTCACGGGCCGGGGGCCTGGAACGCCGACTACCGCCCGGTGGTCGAAGCGGCGCGCGCCGTGCGCGTCGAGCGCGCCGATCTGCGCTGGGCCGACTGGGAGCGCACCAGCACCCGCGGGGGCCAGCAGCGGGCCATGAAGCTCGGCGGCCTCATCGGCAGCGCGACCCTGCGCGAGACGCCCCTCGACGTGCGCGCCGCCCTGCTCGCCGCTAATGTGCTGCACGTTGGCAAGGCCTGCGTGTTCGGGCATGGCCGGGTGGAGGTGGCGCAGGTGTGA
- a CDS encoding RAMP superfamily CRISPR-associated protein, which translates to MHKATFLEGTINLTIAPDGPILIKAGESGGADPTLPDMEFVRSQSRIYLPGPSLKGVVRAQCERICRSLDGPTRYDLARQRRGDDEFIPPLADNPLVERKRYKPYTRGGDEMRFSSGIYFEELRSNSNAAGDTALIYRRSSLVSQIFGHTGLAGRVRFADAYPTGEVLIEERNGVAIDRIYGSVAVGPFNYETVVGGAFATRIDFKNLTLAQLALLGLALRDLAEGRVGIGFGKSRGLGRVKITFDSLRIFYPTCELASGALRLLDGREAAPAGKLAGLGALCADGRYQGYALPPREVDLADLPEGLACQPDEIMGVSLTATGDEQVRAIWKACMPAWRWEVGL; encoded by the coding sequence ATGCACAAGGCGACGTTTCTCGAAGGAACCATCAACCTCACCATCGCTCCCGATGGGCCGATCCTGATCAAGGCCGGCGAGAGCGGCGGCGCCGACCCGACCCTGCCGGATATGGAGTTTGTGCGCAGCCAGAGCCGCATCTACCTGCCCGGCCCCTCGCTCAAGGGAGTGGTGCGCGCCCAGTGCGAACGTATCTGCCGTTCGCTGGACGGCCCGACCCGGTACGACCTGGCGCGCCAGCGGCGCGGCGACGACGAGTTTATTCCGCCCCTGGCCGATAACCCGCTGGTCGAACGGAAGCGTTACAAGCCGTATACGCGGGGCGGCGACGAGATGCGTTTCTCTTCGGGGATCTATTTCGAGGAACTGCGCAGCAACAGTAACGCCGCTGGCGATACTGCGCTGATCTACCGCCGTTCTTCGCTGGTGAGCCAGATCTTCGGCCACACCGGCCTGGCCGGGCGGGTGCGCTTCGCCGATGCCTATCCTACCGGGGAGGTGCTCATTGAGGAGCGCAACGGCGTGGCGATCGACCGCATCTACGGCTCGGTCGCGGTCGGCCCGTTTAACTACGAAACCGTGGTAGGCGGGGCCTTCGCCACCCGCATCGACTTCAAGAACCTGACCCTGGCGCAACTGGCCCTGCTGGGCCTGGCCCTGCGCGACCTGGCCGAGGGGCGCGTGGGCATCGGCTTCGGCAAGTCGCGCGGGTTGGGGCGGGTGAAGATCACCTTTGATTCCCTGCGCATCTTCTACCCGACCTGCGAACTGGCAAGCGGGGCATTGCGCCTGCTCGACGGGCGCGAGGCGGCGCCGGCGGGCAAGCTGGCCGGCCTGGGCGCGCTGTGCGCCGATGGCCGCTACCAGGGCTACGCTCTGCCGCCGCGCGAGGTTGATCTGGCCGATCTTCCCGAAGGACTGGCCTGCCAGCCCGACGAGATCATGGGCGTGAGCCTTACGGCTACGGGCGACGAGCAGGTCCGCGCCATCTGGAAAGCCTGCATGCCCGCCTGGCGCTGGGAGGTCGGCCTATGA
- a CDS encoding zinc ribbon domain-containing protein, producing the protein MHCPTCDTRNPDDARFCTGCGAALVPASGVATAPLGAAPMLAAPQPPVAAPGAAPVAHSNLESSATQGVVPPASPFNQTINVNVQAAPAPVVVMAPTVAGPGCLVRGLYFLFIGLWLGAIWTGLAWALLVSVIGLPLGLLMLNRLPQVMTLKPIGTQMRVINQGGVVLISQGQIEQRPFWLRALYFVLVGWWLSGLWLFAAWSLISVTFGLGLPLAFWMFDQTPAIVSLARQ; encoded by the coding sequence ATGCACTGTCCGACCTGCGACACCCGCAACCCCGACGATGCCCGCTTCTGCACCGGCTGTGGCGCTGCCCTCGTCCCCGCGTCTGGCGTTGCCACCGCGCCTCTCGGCGCGGCGCCGATGCTGGCCGCTCCGCAACCGCCGGTCGCCGCGCCCGGCGCGGCCCCGGTCGCGCACAGCAATCTAGAGAGCAGTGCGACCCAGGGGGTCGTGCCACCGGCATCACCGTTCAACCAGACGATCAACGTCAACGTGCAGGCGGCCCCCGCTCCGGTCGTGGTCATGGCCCCGACCGTCGCCGGGCCGGGCTGCCTGGTGCGCGGGCTGTACTTCCTGTTCATCGGTCTCTGGCTCGGCGCGATCTGGACTGGCCTGGCCTGGGCCTTGCTCGTCAGCGTCATCGGCCTGCCCCTGGGCCTGCTGATGCTCAATCGCCTGCCCCAGGTGATGACCCTCAAGCCCATCGGCACCCAGATGCGGGTAATCAACCAGGGCGGGGTGGTGCTGATCAGCCAGGGCCAGATCGAGCAGCGGCCCTTCTGGCTGCGGGCGCTGTACTTCGTACTGGTAGGCTGGTGGCTGAGCGGCCTGTGGCTGTTCGCCGCCTGGAGCCTGATCAGCGTCACCTTTGGCCTGGGGCTGCCGCTGGCCTTCTGGATGTTTGACCAGACCCCGGCGATCGTCAGCCTGGCGCGGCAGTAG
- a CDS encoding DUF433 domain-containing protein, with product MNWIDYITVDPSICHGKACIKGTRIMVSVILDNLAAGLTIEEIMRSYPALSREAVAAALAYAAELASERVVPLPA from the coding sequence ATGAACTGGATTGATTATATTACGGTCGATCCATCCATCTGCCACGGCAAGGCGTGCATCAAGGGCACGCGGATTATGGTGTCTGTGATTCTGGACAATCTAGCAGCCGGCCTGACAATCGAAGAAATTATGCGCAGTTATCCCGCTCTTAGCCGAGAAGCCGTTGCGGCGGCGCTCGCGTATGCCGCTGAACTCGCCAGCGAACGGGTAGTTCCTTTGCCTGCATAG
- the csx7 gene encoding CRISPR-associated RAMP protein Csx7: MPDELDYSFAALRNRLTVRGELVALSGLRIGAGRESGVVGNDLPVLRDAFERPFIPGASLKGAFRARVEALIHSAAPDQARDLEAIEQRMRNGMAEKQDAEIWRESTMIELTFGAPWVGGRIFFKDAPVKADLWFGQFEVRNGVALNRDTETVEQGLLYDYEVVPAGTRFEMELALENAADWQLGMVLLALQPWERGDVQIGGFRSRGLGHVRLEGVTHSYIALRPGNADDVLAFLDGAGDAPTAEQIAAWKRAFREELRRRAIAQSRG, translated from the coding sequence ATGCCTGACGAACTGGACTATTCCTTCGCTGCGCTGCGCAACCGCCTGACCGTGCGCGGCGAACTGGTGGCGCTGAGCGGGCTGCGCATCGGCGCCGGCCGCGAAAGCGGCGTGGTGGGCAACGACCTCCCGGTGCTGCGCGATGCCTTCGAGCGCCCGTTCATCCCCGGCGCATCGCTGAAAGGCGCCTTCCGCGCCCGCGTCGAGGCGCTGATCCACAGCGCGGCCCCTGACCAGGCCCGCGACCTGGAGGCCATCGAGCAGCGCATGCGCAATGGTATGGCCGAAAAGCAGGATGCCGAGATCTGGCGCGAATCGACCATGATCGAATTGACCTTCGGCGCGCCGTGGGTCGGCGGGCGGATCTTCTTCAAGGACGCCCCGGTGAAAGCGGATCTCTGGTTCGGGCAGTTCGAGGTGCGCAATGGCGTGGCGCTCAACCGCGATACCGAGACGGTCGAGCAGGGGCTGTTGTACGACTACGAAGTGGTCCCCGCCGGCACGCGCTTCGAGATGGAACTGGCGCTGGAAAACGCCGCCGACTGGCAGTTGGGGATGGTGCTCCTGGCGCTGCAACCCTGGGAGCGCGGCGACGTGCAGATCGGCGGCTTCCGCAGCCGCGGTCTGGGGCACGTGCGACTGGAGGGGGTCACGCACAGCTACATCGCCTTGCGCCCCGGCAACGCCGATGATGTTCTGGCCTTTCTCGACGGCGCGGGCGACGCGCCGACCGCGGAGCAGATCGCGGCCTGGAAGCGGGCGTTCCGGGAGGAACTGCGCCGCCGGGCCATCGCGCAGAGCAGGGGGTAA
- a CDS encoding hydrolase, whose amino-acid sequence MTEPHDFAPQIARYLAHPDEPPQTLLDLVREVLAMPEACPLVALQEMQQRIDADPLARRTIGLVYGGATKIKGYVFEAPKLPEIRGASALLDWVGEQGVNRIWRKHLPVATPADTLHPAIVYAGGGSFLAFAPAELAPALATAVEREYTTQTLTANSVAVAASFNLLELRYGRLYPAGRQGEPYWVERFLADCQDERKRTALLEYYYPPEGVASGDTSDEALRRRFFNRKTFGELVTVLATMFNRRRDERASHGETRSLPHYAMMPWAEKCQSSDVRPAVITARVGNDDRLLSEPSARKLAAGRAVKGVEIGSLASDLKPWKVPQDLEARSWERRWLDYLRSEEGRRTAYAVDLQERSADPAKDLADIGAASTPGRYIGLIYADGDNIGRLMATLATPAAYHAVSRALSDVAQNAVFAALARHLRPVEARDEETGNRRPVHPFEILTIGGDDLFVIVPGSKAFDVALSIARNFERELTGRFKELERSVGLSVLTSQRIPMRYAGDDVTAKELGEFLPSVGLSAGVLIAQENTPFFFLRDRVEELQKLAKKRARTSAKQSFYGGAVDFMAMKSITMVSDDIAAFRKEALGDHKESRRRLTARPYTWAEFAGLLATVRTLKQARMPRSQLYRLRRALDADQGDSVLVSTMEYLYTRARLGKPLDKTLLTHIEQAWCYPSVGATGRIGMPPWSPWPKEWTEKNGKPAYETIWPDLLEAYEFVETDGHSQVAPEGNAAEPSVAEA is encoded by the coding sequence ATGACGGAACCTCACGACTTTGCGCCACAGATTGCCAGATATCTGGCCCATCCAGACGAGCCGCCGCAGACGCTCCTCGATCTGGTGCGCGAGGTGCTGGCCATGCCCGAGGCGTGCCCGCTCGTCGCGCTCCAGGAGATGCAGCAGCGCATTGACGCCGACCCGCTGGCCCGGCGGACGATCGGCCTGGTCTACGGCGGGGCGACGAAGATCAAGGGCTACGTCTTTGAGGCTCCGAAGCTGCCGGAGATCCGCGGGGCCAGCGCCCTGCTGGACTGGGTGGGCGAGCAGGGCGTCAACCGGATCTGGCGCAAACATCTGCCCGTCGCGACCCCCGCTGATACCCTCCATCCCGCTATCGTCTACGCTGGCGGCGGCTCGTTCCTGGCCTTCGCTCCGGCAGAACTGGCTCCCGCGCTGGCGACCGCCGTCGAACGCGAATACACGACCCAGACCCTCACCGCCAACAGCGTGGCGGTGGCCGCCAGCTTCAACCTGCTGGAGTTGCGCTACGGGCGGCTCTACCCCGCCGGGCGCCAGGGCGAACCGTACTGGGTCGAACGCTTCCTTGCGGATTGCCAGGACGAGCGCAAACGGACCGCCCTGCTCGAATACTACTATCCTCCGGAAGGCGTCGCTTCCGGGGACACGAGCGACGAGGCATTACGGAGGCGCTTCTTCAACCGCAAGACCTTCGGCGAGCTGGTGACGGTGCTGGCGACCATGTTCAACCGCCGCCGCGACGAGCGCGCCAGCCACGGCGAAACGCGCAGCCTGCCCCATTACGCGATGATGCCGTGGGCGGAAAAGTGCCAGAGCAGCGATGTGCGTCCCGCGGTGATAACCGCGCGGGTTGGCAACGATGATCGTCTCCTGAGCGAGCCCTCGGCGCGCAAACTGGCCGCCGGGCGGGCCGTCAAAGGCGTCGAGATCGGCAGCCTCGCTTCCGACCTGAAACCCTGGAAGGTGCCGCAGGATCTTGAAGCCAGATCCTGGGAACGGCGCTGGCTGGACTATCTCCGAAGCGAGGAAGGCCGGCGGACCGCCTACGCCGTTGATCTTCAGGAACGTAGCGCCGATCCAGCGAAAGATCTGGCCGACATCGGGGCCGCCTCGACGCCAGGGCGCTACATCGGCCTGATCTACGCCGATGGCGACAACATCGGGCGGCTGATGGCGACCCTGGCCACGCCCGCGGCCTATCACGCCGTTTCCCGGGCCTTGAGCGACGTGGCCCAGAATGCCGTCTTCGCCGCCCTGGCGCGCCATCTGCGGCCCGTCGAGGCGCGGGACGAGGAAACCGGCAATCGGCGCCCTGTCCACCCCTTCGAGATCCTGACCATCGGCGGCGATGACCTGTTTGTCATTGTGCCGGGCAGCAAGGCGTTCGATGTTGCCCTGAGCATTGCCCGGAACTTTGAACGCGAGTTGACCGGGCGCTTTAAGGAACTGGAACGGTCCGTCGGGCTGTCGGTTCTAACGTCACAGCGCATTCCAATGCGCTACGCCGGAGACGATGTCACGGCAAAGGAACTGGGTGAGTTCTTGCCCTCGGTCGGGCTTTCGGCGGGGGTGTTAATCGCCCAGGAGAACACGCCCTTCTTCTTCCTGCGCGACCGGGTCGAGGAACTGCAGAAGTTAGCCAAGAAGCGCGCCAGAACGAGCGCAAAGCAGAGCTTCTATGGCGGAGCGGTGGACTTTATGGCGATGAAATCCATCACCATGGTGAGCGACGATATTGCCGCCTTCCGCAAGGAGGCCCTGGGCGACCACAAGGAGAGCCGGCGCCGCCTGACGGCCCGCCCGTATACCTGGGCCGAGTTCGCCGGCCTCCTGGCGACCGTCCGCACGCTCAAGCAGGCTCGCATGCCCCGTTCCCAGCTCTACCGCCTGCGCCGCGCGCTGGACGCCGATCAGGGCGACAGTGTGCTCGTCAGCACGATGGAGTACCTCTACACCCGCGCCCGGCTTGGCAAGCCGCTTGATAAGACCCTGCTGACCCATATCGAGCAAGCCTGGTGCTATCCATCGGTTGGCGCGACAGGCCGCATCGGTATGCCGCCCTGGTCGCCCTGGCCGAAGGAATGGACCGAAAAGAACGGCAAGCCAGCCTACGAGACGATCTGGCCCGATTTGCTGGAAGCCTATGAGTTCGTGGAGACCGACGGCCACTCCCAGGTCGCGCCGGAGGGGAATGCAGCGGAACCATCTGTTGCGGAGGCGTAA
- a CDS encoding RAMP superfamily CRISPR-associated protein: MTNRDRGRGPQQPPLPKPYDFVPLPAGKPQRQPPAGHHRYQPGALSGTLQAVIVARSPVHVASGILEQVPGDRQYPLVKGHFRTGGVPAIPATSLKGCVRSIVEAISRSAVQVTRAQALPNDYRPPRSAEELDVAQRIFGALGYQGLARFADAPLREGKVITVPTPQLFRPRPEAMDAYFDGRTPRGRKFYMHGKLAKGNLPLEACDVGSRFDLRLDFSNLTPGELGLILIALGLGEPRLWPKLGGGKPACLGTIEVLEPRLTRDDPQARYADFDAGAAPLDVAPLIAAAREEGLALEPQLKRLAETLRWPREDRECPDRSY, encoded by the coding sequence ATGACGAACCGCGACCGCGGGCGCGGCCCGCAACAGCCACCCTTGCCCAAACCCTACGACTTCGTGCCGCTGCCAGCAGGTAAACCGCAGCGCCAGCCGCCCGCCGGTCACCACCGCTACCAGCCCGGCGCCCTCAGCGGCACGCTCCAGGCGGTCATCGTAGCCCGCTCGCCGGTGCACGTCGCCTCGGGCATTCTGGAGCAGGTTCCGGGCGATCGGCAGTATCCCCTGGTCAAGGGGCACTTCCGCACCGGCGGCGTTCCGGCCATTCCGGCCACCTCGCTCAAAGGCTGCGTCCGCAGCATTGTGGAGGCCATCAGCCGTTCGGCGGTACAGGTCACCCGTGCCCAGGCCCTGCCGAACGACTATCGTCCGCCCCGTTCCGCCGAGGAACTGGACGTGGCCCAGCGCATCTTCGGCGCGCTAGGGTACCAGGGCCTGGCCCGCTTCGCCGACGCGCCGCTGCGGGAGGGGAAGGTGATCACCGTGCCCACGCCGCAACTCTTCCGCCCGCGCCCCGAGGCCATGGACGCCTACTTCGACGGGCGCACCCCGCGGGGGCGCAAGTTCTACATGCACGGCAAACTGGCAAAGGGCAACCTGCCCCTGGAAGCCTGCGACGTGGGGAGCCGCTTCGACCTGCGCCTGGACTTCAGCAACCTGACGCCGGGCGAACTGGGGCTGATCCTGATCGCCCTGGGTCTGGGCGAGCCGCGGCTATGGCCCAAGCTCGGCGGCGGCAAACCGGCCTGCCTGGGAACGATCGAGGTGCTTGAGCCGCGCCTGACGCGCGATGACCCTCAGGCGCGCTACGCCGACTTCGACGCCGGCGCCGCGCCGCTCGACGTCGCACCCCTGATTGCCGCTGCCCGTGAGGAAGGACTGGCGCTTGAGCCGCAACTCAAGCGTCTGGCCGAGACGCTGCGCTGGCCGCGGGAGGATCGAGAGTGCCCGGATAGGAGTTATTGA